In the genome of Spirochaetae bacterium HGW-Spirochaetae-1, one region contains:
- a CDS encoding aldehyde ferredoxin oxidoreductase has translation MQEIIGTSNRILEINLSDETAREYTVTNEERTMYLGGKGLGLKLLYDRMEPGTDPLGEDNMIAFMMGVYMSTTAPCSARFSAITKSPLTGIMTHSSCGGPFGESLKTAGYDGLIVRGKAKNKTYLVISSSGVEFKKADKLWGKGSIDTQAALNKEIPGSAAVCIGQAGETINLFANVISGERYLGRGGMGAVMGAKNLKAVVAIGKAYKVIPKNGKKFERARKRAMNYLKNSAPVDNYKQFGTNANTMPDNEAWILPVNNFTKGRHDEAYKLSGEFFKDEYSTKYHTCKRCQILCGKMGTFNGKELPLPEFETTVLLGSNIGIFDQAQIADWNRICGDMGMDTISAGGTIAWVMEAAQKGLVKSDLKFGSPQGVSQALKDMALGKGFGKEMAMGSRSLSRKYGGESFAIQVKGMEMPAYDPRGVWGHGLSYATANRGACHLSTSMMVLEAFFNMVKPYNTSAKPTLVKYFENLYSAVNSLHTCQFTAFAYTLQPPLVKFSPVPVLRQLMTYLPKVALMAMDVATWSRLWSGITGLRLNQWQMLKAGERIHVLERYMNTLEGISRKDDTLPERMLTEGRECDPKGMTVPLHKMLDSYYRERGFDKNGIPTDRLLKKLGIKKK, from the coding sequence ATGCAAGAAATAATTGGAACCAGCAACAGAATACTGGAGATCAATCTTTCCGATGAAACTGCTCGCGAATACACTGTTACCAATGAAGAGAGAACAATGTACCTGGGAGGTAAGGGACTCGGTCTGAAACTTCTGTACGACCGTATGGAACCGGGGACGGACCCTCTTGGCGAAGACAACATGATCGCCTTCATGATGGGTGTATACATGAGCACTACGGCCCCCTGTTCGGCCCGATTTTCCGCCATAACCAAATCGCCCCTCACGGGCATCATGACCCATTCCTCATGCGGTGGGCCTTTTGGTGAAAGCCTGAAAACGGCCGGCTATGACGGACTTATTGTCAGGGGAAAAGCAAAAAATAAGACATACCTGGTTATATCCTCCTCGGGCGTTGAATTTAAAAAGGCCGATAAACTCTGGGGAAAGGGATCCATCGATACGCAGGCGGCCCTGAACAAGGAAATCCCGGGCAGCGCTGCGGTTTGTATCGGTCAGGCCGGTGAAACCATCAATCTTTTTGCCAACGTCATCTCCGGGGAACGATACCTTGGCAGGGGCGGCATGGGAGCGGTCATGGGCGCCAAAAACCTTAAAGCTGTCGTGGCAATAGGAAAAGCCTATAAGGTTATTCCCAAAAACGGAAAAAAATTCGAGAGAGCCCGAAAGCGGGCCATGAATTACCTGAAAAACTCCGCGCCGGTGGATAATTATAAACAATTCGGCACCAACGCAAATACCATGCCCGACAACGAGGCCTGGATTCTGCCCGTGAATAACTTCACCAAGGGCAGGCATGACGAGGCCTATAAACTATCGGGCGAATTCTTCAAGGATGAGTACAGCACAAAATACCATACCTGCAAGCGATGCCAGATTCTCTGCGGGAAAATGGGGACCTTCAATGGCAAGGAACTCCCCCTCCCGGAATTTGAAACAACCGTACTGCTGGGATCCAACATCGGTATCTTTGACCAGGCTCAGATCGCCGACTGGAACCGGATATGCGGAGACATGGGCATGGACACCATTTCTGCCGGCGGTACCATTGCCTGGGTAATGGAAGCTGCACAGAAGGGCCTCGTAAAGAGCGATCTTAAGTTCGGATCTCCCCAGGGTGTTTCCCAGGCGCTCAAGGATATGGCCCTCGGCAAAGGTTTCGGGAAGGAAATGGCCATGGGATCACGGTCGCTATCCAGAAAATACGGCGGTGAATCCTTCGCCATCCAGGTAAAGGGAATGGAAATGCCTGCCTACGATCCCCGGGGTGTCTGGGGACACGGGCTTTCCTATGCCACGGCTAACCGCGGGGCCTGCCATCTCTCCACATCCATGATGGTACTGGAGGCCTTCTTCAACATGGTAAAGCCCTACAATACAAGCGCCAAACCGACCCTGGTAAAATATTTTGAAAACCTCTACAGCGCAGTCAACTCTCTGCATACATGCCAGTTCACGGCTTTCGCCTATACGCTGCAGCCGCCTCTGGTGAAATTTTCACCGGTCCCGGTGCTGAGACAGCTCATGACCTACCTGCCCAAGGTTGCACTCATGGCCATGGATGTGGCCACGTGGTCAAGGCTCTGGTCCGGGATCACGGGTCTCAGGCTGAACCAGTGGCAGATGCTGAAGGCCGGGGAACGCATTCATGTCCTGGAGCGTTACATGAACACGCTGGAAGGCATCAGCCGCAAGGATGATACGCTTCCGGAGCGCATGCTCACCGAGGGCCGTGAATGCGATCCCAAGGGAATGACAGTCCCTCTGCACAAGATGCTGGACAGTTATTACCGGGAACGCGGCTTCGATAAAAACGGAATCCCCACGGACCGGCTGCTGAAAAAACTGGGCATTAAAAAGAAGTAG